The Oncorhynchus nerka isolate Pitt River linkage group LG13, Oner_Uvic_2.0, whole genome shotgun sequence sequence TGAAATTGCCCCTATGTACTGGTCCCAAATCAGTTTGGGCTTTTCAGGGTGGAGTAAActgatcctagagctgtgcaAAGGGGGCAACCTCTCAGCTCCTTCCCTTCCTGTCTTTACTTCCCAGCTTGTTGGGCTTGACGCCGCAGCAGCACGTAGATCTTCTCCTTGATCCAGTCTTTGTTGTATGGCTGGTATGTCTGAGTGTCCGCCCGGTATCTGAATGGAGAGGTGGTGGTTCGTATTCATTAGACAACAAATGCAAGAAAAAAAAAGACATTTGAGAGGAAAtacctggggtgtattcactaggaaccaaacataacagggagggacctacctaaatttgtccaatagaaactctcggtGTCGTTGCAAATTGCAACTGTTTGAAAGGGTTATGACTAATGATTAAACCCATTgaattgtccaataagaaacactggTTTTCTATCACACAACATTTTGAATACGACCCAGGAGAGACATGTCATTAACGTAACTTTGTTCTCATGAGATGAAGCCTTATTGTCAAATAGCCTACAGGACCTCATTATTACTGGAGTGAAAACAGAAAGCAAGTCTTAGTCCCAATCTAAAGTTGACCCCTAGTCCCCTAAACCTTGGCCAACTGTTGACAGCTCCTCAAGAGCTGTGAAATGACTGGATAAAACAAGGTCGTATTCACTAGGAATGAAATGGGGAGAGATTACCTGATAAAGGCTTGTATTCATTTTACTTTGCAAACCGTATTGCTACAGTGTGGACTAACGAGTACAATCCTGCAGTATAGTATTAGCACTCTAGTAAGCAAGGTGAAGTTAAGGCTAAACCATTAGGTGTAGCATGCTAGCTGTTCCTGTAGACTTCGTCATTACACTAATGCTAATTAGCAATGGCCCCAGAAACGACCTTCCTTCAAACTGCAGGCAGACATAAATTGTACTGCACTATCCCTTTAACAGTGAGATTGTACAGTACTACTTACACTAAACAGCTGAGGTCCGCCAAATCGTCAATGAAGTCAAACAGCTGGCTGATGTCATAGGTGATGGAGGGACTGTTGGGGTTCATCCTCTTCAGGTGCTCCTCGTACATTTTACACACACCTGGATCAAGAGGGACACAGGGTGAGACATAGAACTACACACGGGAAAATACTTAAGTTACAGACAAAACACCTCGCCAACAAACCATTAAAAGCTTTATTTTTTTACACTAGGGCCGTGTTCAAAAGGGCACACTGTAGCATAAtggcaacgttagctagctaagctCATGTGCAGAAACATCATCTGATCTAACGGTTGTGTCGCGCACGTGCAGGTCGTCAAATCAAAGGCATTCCTTTGCTACAATGTCGTTTTTGATGAAAGTGTCAGTTTGTCATTTTCACGAGGTTGTAATGACATGTTCAGCTACATTAGAAATTGGCTcaaatctaggttgtgcctttagatttttttttattttttttaattttttttacaaataaggACAAATGTAACTTCTACCATCCACTTCCCAAACCACGGTCTGGTCTGTGGGGTCTGCTTCTCAAGGCATTCCCGGAAGTATTAGCCAGTTGGAACTCTTGATTTAAAAACTGTTGCACTCTGTCTGTAGATTGACTCTCACCCTCCATGCATTCGTTTACTGACTCGTAGTCGGCATATGTCCTCCCCTCTGGTCTCTTTGTTGGCTGGACAAGCAGAATTGTGTGTGACTGCAAAACAGAGAAACAAGAAGAGTTATCACAGACTACGGCTGACCCCAAACTGGTCGATAGTTTGGTCGCCCGAGATTGTTGACTCGAGCAGTAACACATTTGCGCCCAtctcagtgaactaatccattgGAGGCCTTGACTAAAAGCCCATTTTAGCTTAATTCGAAAATGTGGTTGGAGGCTTCATATGGAGGATGTGACGCAACTGCAGAGCCTACAGAGACCAGATCAAGCTCTGTACCACATCGTACAACAATACATTTgttacagaattcacaacacgCTTCGTgtatgccctcaggcccatactccacaaCCACACATCTACAATGCAaaatccatgtgtgtgtatagtgcgtatgttatcatgtgtgtgtatgcatgcgtctgtgcctatgtttgttgcttcacagtccccactgttccataaggtgtatttttacctgcttttaaaaaatctgattctactgcttgcatcagttacttgatatggtagagagttccatgtagtcatggctctatgtagtactgtgtgcctcccatagtctgttctggagttggactgtgaagagacctctggtggcatgtcttgtggggtatgaatgggtgtccgcttgtcaacacctcttacaaaaacaagtaatgaagaagtcaatctctcttccactttgagccatgcatatcattaatgttagctctccgtgtacttttaagggccagccgtgcgcacccttctgagccaactgcaattttcccaagtccctctttgtggcatctgaccacacaactgaacagtagtccaggtgcgacaaaaccaggAACTgttggacctgccttgttgagtgTTAAGGCAGCGCAGCTCTAAGTGTTTGTagtttcagtcactgtagtagctgacgtgtatagtgttgagtcatctgcatacatagaccAACTGCCTTTActcagtcagtggcatgtcgttagtaaacaTTGACAGTAGCTCTGTCTGACCGCAGCGACCGTGCAAATAGCAGGCCCGGAATGAAGCATGACTAGTAGTGATTTAATGACGCTTTGGACATATTGTGGCCTCTGGGTCACACAGAGACAAGCCGTTTTcgaggggcctaaacagctatcCTGGAAAATtcattctacctggattatgtttgagagggttccattaaagaacaccctttgtgttctgttagacaggtaactctttatccacataaTAGAAGGGGGTGCAAAGCCATAACACGTACgattttccagcagcagactgatCGATTATGTCAAAAGCTGTACTGaagacatgattggttgacggtaggtgggggcggtacatcctgtataaacaaactcacttccttgacaacagcgCTGCACTGCTCTGCGAAATGCAATAATTGTGAATGCTCTGACTTTAGCTCAGGCCACATCACCTTAAATGCTGCATGGCCAATGCAGATGTCGGCTTGACCATGTGCCCAGATGCACTTCTCTAGAATGCACTCTCCCGCAAACttgtgcacattcattgtttcataaaTTCACTGTGTGAATTGTTTGCGTTTGATTGTTAGTGTATATAAATTCCCCATTGCATATCACCAGTAGGACATTTACTGTTAACTCCTATCATCTACAATGTTTTACTTTGGTTACGGtcatttattttaatacatttattattattattccagGCTTGCTGTTGTCATTGTCTGAGTGGACATATTGTTTGCAGAGTGTACAACCTATATgacacggcaggtagcctagtgcattgggccagtaactgaaaggttgctagatcgaatccccgagctgacaagttaaagagctgtcgttctgcccctgaacaaggcagttaacccactgttcctagacagtcATTGTAACTGACTTGCTTGATAGTGTCATGGCTTTACTTTACTTACATATACCTTCTAGAGTTTAAtttgggagatggtaactctttaaataacctctcgtggtgccccaaatcctaatgagttaattaaTACATGATTAAATTAAACATCGGGTAACAATGAAACATTTGTTATTTAGAGATAGCAGTCATCAGATTAATTAATTAAAGTATAGTCACAATAGTTATCTAAGTAAGTTATTGAATTAATAAGGTGATGGGGCATCATATTTGGTAAGTTTTCTGTCatgtttgagaagtcaaagccTTTGGGATGAGTTATCTTTTGATCTCCTTGTGTTTATTCTGTTATCGGACGCCTGCTCCTCCCCCATCTTCTCCTCTATTAGCCTGattaatcaggctgtaatacacaattaATTGGTATATACAGCCGGAAACTAATGACTACAAAACCATGTCAATGTTccttgtttgtttgtctgtggtGTTGGTCCTTAAGATGGTTGAAATTAAGACAATATCAACAGGAATATATTTGACTTTTTAGAGTGCTGGTCCTGAAGTAGACATTTCTATCACCAGGCACACGCACAATAGAATATAAATACCTGCTGACTTCAGTTAGTATCCATGCACACATGTTTGCTCATGACCGAAGGCACGTACACAAGACTTAAGTACATGCACGCATGGATATTTTTGTATCAA is a genomic window containing:
- the LOC115139569 gene encoding enhancer of rudimentary homolog encodes the protein MSHTILLVQPTKRPEGRTYADYESVNECMEGVCKMYEEHLKRMNPNSPSITYDISQLFDFIDDLADLSCLVYRADTQTYQPYNKDWIKEKIYVLLRRQAQQAGK